One Citricoccus sp. K5 DNA window includes the following coding sequences:
- a CDS encoding phosphotransferase yields the protein MASAPTPDDVAAACAAAARPLASALAADDGLARRLSEADWPAGVIDEGGQFHRVLVLPGVGAVRMTRTHEAAAHLNDRMATLQILSTTAAFPFAVPVPLTEVVGEADGLPAGMAAVVQEYLPGEAHPPHTGEVPVLRELCRTLAGIDTTPLAPHLGPPFAYRGPWTAEKVAAVQSVPSVLAASHGPGVWTDGSPEAPGGAVSADRWAETVATLTATHTAWTEDPVVTPSLVHGDLAGHNMRWQRSAAEGVGRDGDDRERWHLTGILDWDLAAVWDPALNPAYLALWHGEEKLEAIARDADEALRGRVWLGWMALETIYDASLREGPASDIPPANWPKLLPKVLPRIERAAEALGRWQAEQEPAAGAVDGR from the coding sequence ATGGCTTCCGCACCGACTCCTGACGACGTCGCCGCCGCCTGCGCCGCGGCCGCCCGGCCCTTGGCCTCTGCCCTCGCCGCGGATGACGGACTCGCTCGCCGGCTGTCCGAGGCGGACTGGCCTGCCGGCGTGATCGACGAGGGCGGTCAGTTCCACCGGGTGCTCGTGCTGCCCGGCGTGGGCGCCGTGCGGATGACCCGCACCCATGAGGCCGCGGCACACCTCAACGACCGCATGGCCACCCTGCAGATCCTCAGCACGACGGCGGCGTTCCCCTTCGCTGTGCCCGTGCCGCTGACCGAGGTGGTCGGGGAGGCGGACGGACTGCCGGCGGGGATGGCCGCCGTGGTACAGGAGTACCTCCCGGGCGAGGCGCACCCACCGCACACCGGCGAGGTGCCGGTGCTGCGCGAGCTGTGCCGGACGCTGGCAGGAATCGACACCACTCCCCTGGCGCCACACCTCGGCCCGCCGTTCGCCTACCGTGGCCCCTGGACCGCGGAGAAGGTCGCTGCAGTGCAGTCGGTGCCGTCGGTGCTGGCGGCGTCACACGGGCCCGGCGTCTGGACCGACGGGTCGCCGGAAGCCCCCGGAGGCGCGGTCTCAGCGGACCGCTGGGCCGAGACGGTCGCCACCCTGACCGCGACGCACACCGCGTGGACGGAGGATCCAGTGGTGACGCCGTCACTGGTCCACGGGGACCTGGCCGGGCACAACATGCGGTGGCAGCGTTCTGCCGCCGAAGGGGTCGGACGTGACGGAGATGACAGAGAGCGCTGGCACCTGACCGGGATCCTGGACTGGGACCTGGCCGCCGTGTGGGACCCAGCACTGAACCCGGCCTACCTCGCGCTGTGGCACGGCGAGGAGAAGCTGGAGGCCATTGCCCGTGACGCCGACGAGGCCCTCCGGGGACGGGTGTGGCTGGGATGGATGGCCCTGGAGACGATCTACGATGCCTCCCTGCGTGAAGGGCCGGCGAGCGATATTCCGCCGGCGAACTGGCCCAAGCTGCTGCCGAAGGTGCTCCCCCGCATCGAGCGAGCCGCCGAGGCGCTGGGTCGGTGGCAGGCCGAGCAAGAGCCGGCGGCCGGCGCGGTAGACGGCCGGTGA